A stretch of the Sphingosinithalassobacter tenebrarum genome encodes the following:
- a CDS encoding flavin-containing monooxygenase, whose amino-acid sequence MPLTPSDCPHVTREQIDVLHARYLEERDRRIKKDHNDQYVETSGKWAKIYEEDPYNPVIPRKAITGETDVVILGAGYCGMMVATELKKAGFTDFYNVDHGGDFGGTWYWNRYPGIQCDNDALCYMPLLEETGYMPSKKFCDGYEIQNHCRIIAETFDLYPHALFHTLIKELRWDPEINRWHVGTNRGDDIKARFVVLAMGPLNKPKLPGIPGIDSFKGKLFHTARWDYDYTGGEWRNPVLSKLKDKKVAIVGTGATAVQVVPYLGKYAKQVYVIQRTPSSVDARDNRPTDPEWYNSQKPGWQEERIRNFHHAAMERLAPGEPDMIQDIWTEISRNVAAELEAEGWPETTPEEYAARREVVDYRVMERLRQRCEEIVDDPNTAEALKPYYRFLCKRPCSNDDYYPTFNRPNVELIDVAATQGVERMTEKGFVANGKEYEIDCMIFASGYEVTNDLDRRWGIDRIEGRDGLSIYDYWREGFQTFQGMMAHNFPNMFFTGFTQAGANATNSKTFIDQGRHIGYIASEALKRGAVTVEPTQEAQDAYIRHLRSVAVDNSEFVNECTPSYFNNEGDQTKKRFIFGEPWGEGYYAFEDMIAAWRNEGELAGLELTSDPQLQAAE is encoded by the coding sequence ATGCCTTTGACCCCCAGCGATTGCCCGCACGTCACGCGCGAGCAGATCGACGTGCTGCACGCCAGATATCTGGAAGAGCGCGACCGCCGGATCAAGAAGGATCACAACGACCAATATGTCGAAACCAGCGGCAAATGGGCAAAGATATATGAGGAAGACCCGTACAACCCAGTGATCCCGCGCAAGGCGATCACCGGCGAGACCGACGTCGTCATCCTCGGCGCGGGCTACTGCGGCATGATGGTCGCGACCGAGCTGAAAAAGGCCGGTTTCACCGATTTCTACAATGTCGATCACGGCGGCGATTTCGGCGGCACCTGGTATTGGAATCGCTATCCCGGCATCCAGTGCGACAATGACGCGCTCTGCTACATGCCGCTGCTCGAAGAGACCGGCTACATGCCGTCGAAGAAATTCTGCGACGGCTACGAGATCCAGAATCACTGCCGGATCATCGCCGAAACCTTTGACCTCTATCCCCACGCCCTGTTCCACACGCTGATCAAGGAACTGCGCTGGGACCCCGAAATCAATCGCTGGCATGTCGGCACCAATCGCGGCGACGACATCAAGGCGCGGTTCGTGGTGCTGGCGATGGGCCCGCTCAACAAGCCCAAGCTGCCCGGCATTCCCGGCATCGATAGCTTCAAGGGCAAGCTCTTTCACACCGCGCGCTGGGATTATGACTATACCGGGGGCGAATGGCGCAATCCGGTGCTGAGCAAGCTCAAGGACAAGAAGGTCGCGATCGTCGGCACCGGCGCCACCGCAGTGCAGGTCGTCCCCTATCTCGGCAAGTACGCCAAGCAGGTCTATGTCATCCAGCGCACGCCCTCTTCGGTCGATGCGCGCGACAACCGGCCGACCGACCCCGAATGGTATAATTCGCAAAAGCCCGGCTGGCAGGAAGAGCGCATCCGCAACTTCCACCACGCCGCGATGGAGCGACTGGCGCCCGGCGAACCCGACATGATCCAGGACATCTGGACCGAGATCAGCCGCAATGTCGCCGCCGAGCTGGAGGCCGAAGGCTGGCCCGAAACGACTCCCGAGGAATATGCCGCGCGGCGCGAAGTGGTCGATTATCGCGTGATGGAACGGCTGCGCCAGCGCTGCGAGGAAATCGTCGACGATCCCAACACTGCCGAGGCACTCAAGCCCTATTACCGCTTCCTGTGCAAGCGACCCTGCTCGAACGACGATTATTATCCGACCTTCAATCGCCCGAACGTCGAACTGATCGACGTCGCCGCGACACAGGGTGTCGAGCGGATGACCGAGAAGGGCTTCGTCGCCAACGGCAAGGAATATGAAATCGACTGCATGATCTTCGCTTCGGGATACGAAGTGACCAACGATCTCGATCGCCGCTGGGGCATCGACCGGATCGAAGGACGCGACGGCCTGTCGATCTACGACTATTGGCGCGAGGGCTTTCAGACCTTCCAGGGGATGATGGCGCATAATTTCCCCAACATGTTCTTCACCGGCTTCACGCAGGCCGGGGCGAACGCGACCAATTCGAAGACCTTCATCGATCAGGGGCGCCACATCGGCTATATCGCCAGCGAAGCGCTCAAGCGCGGCGCAGTGACGGTCGAGCCGACGCAGGAAGCGCAGGACGCCTATATCCGGCACCTGCGCTCGGTGGCGGTCGACAACTCGGAATTCGTCAACGAATGCACGCCGAGCTACTTCAACAACGAAGGCGACCAGACCAAGAAGCGCTTCATCTTCGGCGAACCGTGGGGCGAAGGCTATTACGCCTTCGAGGACATGATCGCCGCCTGGCGCAACGAAGGCGAACTCGCCGGTCTCGAACTCACCAGCGACCCCCAATTGCAGGCCGCCGAATAA
- a CDS encoding aromatic ring-hydroxylating oxygenase subunit alpha — translation MNEVKAFPTLSETQSEAVVIPVEAYVSPEYARAERDKLWRKTWLQAGRLEDIPNVGDYITYDILDDSVLIVRTTPDEVKAYRNVCTHRGRRLVDTPEGMRNARGNARKFVCGFHAWTFDIDGSASGIRHKEDWGVGLCSEVTRLGEVNLDTWAGFLWINLDKDAEPLRDYLEPAASALEPFQLQNMRPRWRCWTKFNCNWKVALEAFNETYHVAGTHPEFNAFGDFTGWGRQQGRHSHIGYDAPKGLEANKAKLRLGAGDPRISTAQMQKYTWEGVNTNTTQTLVDVAQTLPDVLPEGTPAAEVSKYWLDTARKIDADRGVFWPEVDAETAGKSGTAWQIFPNQQIGHAVNNMLCYQARPCGYDPDQCYFEVAVYELYPEGEAPETEWAYADPSDFPHVLKQDFSNMAAVQQGMKMDGYRGNIPNPKSEGAVISLHRNLANYMGTGFPVALEEPK, via the coding sequence ATGAACGAAGTCAAAGCTTTCCCGACGCTCTCGGAAACCCAGTCCGAAGCCGTCGTCATTCCCGTCGAAGCCTATGTCTCGCCCGAATATGCCCGCGCCGAGCGCGACAAATTGTGGCGCAAGACCTGGCTGCAGGCCGGCCGGCTGGAGGATATCCCGAATGTCGGCGATTACATCACCTACGACATTCTGGACGACAGCGTGCTGATCGTCCGCACCACGCCCGACGAAGTGAAGGCCTATCGCAATGTCTGCACCCATCGCGGGCGGCGGCTGGTCGACACGCCCGAGGGCATGCGCAACGCGCGCGGCAACGCACGCAAGTTCGTCTGCGGCTTCCATGCCTGGACCTTCGATATCGACGGCAGCGCCAGCGGCATCCGCCACAAGGAGGATTGGGGCGTCGGCCTCTGCTCCGAAGTGACGCGGCTGGGCGAAGTCAATCTCGACACCTGGGCGGGCTTCCTGTGGATCAATCTCGACAAGGATGCCGAGCCGCTGCGCGACTATCTCGAGCCTGCCGCGTCCGCACTCGAGCCGTTCCAGCTCCAGAATATGCGTCCGCGCTGGCGCTGCTGGACCAAGTTCAACTGCAACTGGAAAGTCGCGCTCGAAGCGTTCAACGAAACCTATCACGTCGCGGGGACGCATCCCGAATTCAACGCGTTCGGCGATTTCACCGGCTGGGGCCGCCAGCAGGGCCGGCACAGCCATATCGGCTATGACGCGCCCAAGGGGCTCGAGGCGAACAAGGCCAAGCTGCGCCTTGGCGCGGGCGATCCGCGCATTTCGACGGCGCAGATGCAGAAATATACCTGGGAAGGCGTCAACACCAACACGACGCAGACTTTGGTCGATGTCGCCCAGACCCTGCCCGATGTGCTGCCCGAAGGGACGCCCGCGGCCGAAGTGTCCAAATACTGGCTCGACACCGCGCGCAAGATCGACGCCGATCGCGGCGTCTTCTGGCCCGAAGTCGATGCCGAAACGGCCGGCAAGAGCGGCACTGCGTGGCAGATCTTCCCCAATCAGCAGATCGGCCACGCGGTCAACAACATGCTCTGCTATCAGGCGCGCCCGTGCGGATACGACCCCGACCAATGCTATTTCGAAGTCGCGGTCTATGAGCTCTATCCCGAAGGCGAAGCGCCCGAGACCGAATGGGCCTATGCCGATCCGTCCGATTTCCCGCATGTTCTGAAACAGGATTTCAGCAACATGGCCGCCGTGCAGCAGGGGATGAAGATGGACGGCTATCGCGGCAACATTCCCAATCC